The Humulus lupulus chromosome 3, drHumLupu1.1, whole genome shotgun sequence genome window below encodes:
- the LOC133823022 gene encoding uncharacterized protein LOC133823022, whose product MGPHEPYWRTNTSFSPPPSRWDFQFQSEGLQHGSHDGNQQYGSSSSSNSKESRSWLRGNQLYSHQYASDGTGMFLSSSSDLSQGPQWTPPAIQEIRVDDFESASARRGMALGASSFRPTMEGTSENQDSGGSTSFRSDSSESEPKSRSSSHRTFSGRRSFMSKPVHPLSFPRQGEVSDFTAAGLPEFDSATQRDAQSWSSASSSIDFADVSETFESEMSNRSYNLSDGVRCGLCERFLTQRSPWSSRRIVRSGDMPVTGVLSCYHVFHAECLEQTTPKARKNDPPCPLCLKLEEENCPEQRSCSRSRAGFLRLRSSNEDGPSRHWGCVQVGDCVESALHVPPRNAMLLLNRNRIKKNLSLKGNSSKEFPGKLRKSGSYSSQQLSVRSIDQGAVGCSTSKVIAGPSMKN is encoded by the exons ATGGGTCCACACGAGCCTTACTGGCGAACTAATACAAGCTTCTCCCCGCCCCCATCAAGATGGGATTTCCAGTTCCAATCTGAAGGACTACAACATGGTTCACATGATGGAAATCAACAGTATGGGTCCTCTTCGTCATCAAACAGTAAAGAAAGTAGGAGCTGGTTGAGAGGCAACCAGCTTTATAGTCACCAGTACGCATCTGATGGTACTGGAATGTTTTTGAGTAGTTCATCTGACCTTTCTCAGGGTCCTCAATGGACGCCTCCTGCAATACAGGAAATCAGAGTTGATGATTTTGAATCTGCCTCTGCAAGAAGAG GTATGGCTTTGGGTGCATCATCATTTAGACCTACCATGGAG GGAACATCAGAAAATCAAGATAGTGGGGGCTCCACCTCGTTCCGTTCAGACAGCAGCGAGTCTGAACCCAAGTCACGCTCATCCTCACATCGCACCTTTTCAGGGCGTCGATCTTTTATGTCTAAACCTGTTCATCCCTTGTCCTTCCCCAGACAAGGAGAGGTTTCTGACTTCACTGCTGCTGGGTTGCCAGAGTTTGATTCTGCCACTCAAAGAGATGCCCAGAGCTGGAGCAGTGCTAGCAGCAGCATTGATTTTGCAGATGTTTCAGAAACATTTGAATCTGAAATGAGCAATCGGTCTTATAATTTGTCCGATGGTGTTAGATGTGGCTTGTGTGAAAGGTTTCTTACCCAGAGGTCCCCTTGGAGTTCTCGTAGGATTGTGAGAAGTGGAGACATGCCAGTTACTGGGGTCCTTTCTTGTTATCATGTTTTCCATGCAGAATGCTTGGAACAAACAACACCCAAGGCCCGTAAAAATGATCCGCCCTGCCCCCTGTGCCTGAAATTGGAGGAGGAAAACTGCCCTGAACAGAGAAGCTGTTCAAGATCAAGGGCTGGTTTTCTGAGGCTTAGATCCTCTAATGAGGATGGGCCATCAAGACATTGGGGCTGTGTGCAGGTGGGAGATTGTGTGGAAAGTGCTTTGCATGTGCCGCCGCGTAATGCTATGCTTTTACTTAACAGGAATCGGATTAAAAAGAATCTTTCCTTGAAGGGTAATTCGAGCAAAGAGTTTCCTGGAAAGTTAAGGAAAAGTGGGTCCTATTCTTCACAGCAACTCAGTGTAAGATCAATCGATCAGGGAGCTGTTGGGTGTTCAACATCAAAGGTTATAGCAGGGCCAAGCATGAAGAACTGA